In Cotesia glomerata isolate CgM1 linkage group LG3, MPM_Cglom_v2.3, whole genome shotgun sequence, one genomic interval encodes:
- the LOC123261392 gene encoding phosphatase and actin regulator 4A-like: MFLRTPTNRLPAPVSSNANQIPQNPIPVVSNQNLLNFNPTQAPSSSLHPQLSDDLLGLDNSRNDLHNGTGYTNNDPAQAVHNNMSGVQDLVNPADTSGNDTSRVHDSLDSIDSNNNNNTSRAQNPENTNTVTQTVEEVVRQLRSEAEAWKAAYLQLMPPFASTLARTMSDTVNNNNNPANDTYAFQPRELFPSSNLSAGNYSVPPAPRFPPPSIPPFSTVQSSTLSGAARLPYAPLPLAPPLVPPMPQHIPATHVQSHTTLPYITQTYTAPPVPYYVPSTHVQSHTTAPHVTHTYTAPIASFHVPASQTQQYTYTIPGIVPSAAHSYMYPSTVAPLRTNDICQTAKS, translated from the coding sequence ATGTTTCTTCGTACGCCAACGAATCGACTTCCGGCACCCGTCAGCAGTAATGCGAATCAGATCCCACAAAATCCTATTCCAGTGGTATCTAAccagaatttattaaattttaatccgaCTCAAGCCCCCAGTTCAAGTCTCCATCCACAATTATCAGACGATTTACTGGGACTAGACAATTCACGAAACGACCTACACAACGGTACCGGTTACACCAATAATGATCCCGCTCAAGCAGTTCATAATAACATGAGTGGAGTACAAGACCTAGTAAACCCCGCAGATACAAGCGGTAATGATACAAGTCGAGTACACGATTCGTTAGACTCGATagattcaaataataataataatacaagtaGAGCACAAAACCCTGAAAATACAAATACTGTTACGCAAACCGTTGAAGAAGTAGTTAGACAACTAAGATCTGAAGCAGAGGCTTGGAAAGCCGCCTATCTTCAGTTAATGCCACCCTTCGCTAGCACTCTAGCTAGAACGATGTCCGAcacagtaaataataataataatcctgCCAATGACACCTACGCATTTCAGCCACGAGAATTATTCCCTAGTTCAAATTTATCAGCGGGAAATTACTCCGTGCCGCCAGCACCTCGGTTTCCTCCTCCGAGTATACCTCCCTTCTCTACAGTACAAAGCTCGACGCTCAGTGGGGCTGCGCGTTTACCGTACGCGCCGCTGCCGCTTGCCCCACCACTCGTACCGCCGATGCCTCAGCATATACCAGCGACTCATGTACAATCACACACCACGTTGCCGTATATAACTCAAACTTATACAGCACCACCGGTGCCATATTACGTACCAAGCACACACGTACAGTCACACACTACTGCACCACATGTGACACACACCTATACAGCACCGATCGCTTCTTTTCATGTGCCTGCGTCACAGACACAACAATACACATATACTATTCCAGGCATAGTCCCAAGCGCTGCCCACTCGTACATGTACCCGAGTACAGTTGCACCCTTACGGACTAATGACATTTGCCAAACTGCGAAATCatga